AGCGGGTGGCGGATGTTCGCTTGCTGCACGCTCGGGAGGGGTCGCCGGATATGGTGTTTGTGGCGCATGCGGCGGTGGTGCAGCATGGGCTGGCGGCGGTGTCGAGTTTTGCTCATCCGCAGCGGCAGACCGAAGAGGGGCATCTGCGAAAGTGGTTGCAGGACGCGGGTTTTCTGCTGTGGGAGACGCCGCGGGAGACTTCGTTCGAGGGTGAGGGGGATGCGCTCTTTGACGCCAATGGCGGGCATCTGTGGGCGGCACACGGGGTTCGGACTTGCAGGCATAGCCATCGGCACCTGGGGGATGCGTGGCATACGCGAGTGACGTCACTGCATCTGGTGGATCCACGGTTTTATCATTTGGATCTTTGTTTTGCGCCACTTAGCGGAGGGTACCTGATGTACTTTCCGGGCGCCTTCGATGCGGCTTCGCTCGAGAAGATCCATGCTGCCTATGCAGCGGATAAGAGGATTGTTGTCAGCGAGTTAGAGGCTACTCAGTTTGGCTGCAATGTGATCAATGTGGGGCGCGATGTTTTGATGGGCGCGGTGGAGACGGACCTAGCTAAACGATTGATGGAGCGTGGTTTTGATGTGACCGAGATGCCTCTGGGCGAGTTCCAGCGTGGGGGCGGGTCGGCCAAGTCGCTGGCTTTGCGGCTGAGTGATTCGGTGCAGGCTTTGGGGGATCTTCGGATCGATTCGGCGGTCTAGCTTCCCCATTTTTGTGGATGGTTTTTTTTGGCGTGGTGGAGAGGCGTTTTTTCGGGGGTTTTTCCGAAAAGCGCCTCTTTCGCGTGGTGTTTTGGTGGTGAAGTTGTGGTGTTTTGTGTGGTGGATGTGGTGTTTTAGCAGCGCTCTTTTGGGTGCTAAAAATACGCCAACTTTTTGAAGTTTTTTGGGGTATGCCAGCGGTGGGCGTGACCAGATCGTTCCTCGATTGGGATTATGCTCTGTGGTGAAGGTTCGAGCTTTGCTCGAAGGCCCACTCATGCGATGAAGCTGCATGAATGGGGCACCCGATGGAATGGATATATGATGGATTGACAAAATGCACCCCACCCTTTGCAAAGGCGCGAAGGATGGGGCACCCGGTTGGATGGGGCACCCAGTCGTTAAGGGTGGGGTAGAGGTTTGGGTTGTACCCGGCCTTAGCTTGTTATGAATCTGCGGTATCGGAGTGTGGTGATTGCTCCGAGGATTCCAGTTGCCATCAGGGCGAAGGAGGAGGGTTCGGGAACGGTTGAGTTGGTGAGAGGTTCGATGGTGATGGTGCCGGGGATGTTTGGGATTGGTGCGTCGGGTACCAACATGCCGTCGAAGGTTCCGGTGAGAACGGTGGGAGCGTCAGCTGGGCCGGCCAAGGGAAGAAGCGATCCAAAGATAACGATATTGGTGAAAGCACCGGGAGGGGGGGTAAGGGAAGGACAGGGAGTAAGGGGCGTATCCGACGACCATCTCGGTGGGTGAAATCTGGGTGAAGTCGATGAGGGAGTAAAATCCGGATTCGGCGGGGTCGGTGGCCAGAACGGTGAGGCAATCGAGCGGGGGGCATGGGGGAGAAAAAATGAAGTAGGGGGTGGGGGCGAAGTCGAGGGTGGTGATGCCTCCGCGGACTCCGGGAGGGGAGGGGAAGTCGAAGGTGATCTGGTACATGGTGTCGGCGTGAGCGGTTGGAGGGATGGACAAGGCAGAGGCAAGGAGGGCAAGGACGAAGAGAGTTTTGTGCATGAGTGGATCCCTTCTCGAGTTTTAAGTGAAATAAGGGTGCGCCTTGGTTTGGGGGGCGTCAAGTGAATTTGTGAGGCGGTGGAATCGGTTCGAGCTTTGCTCGAAGGCTCACATCATGCGATGAAAGTGCATGAATGTGTATTCGGCGACGAGATTCTGAAGGCGGCGTGTAGAGAAAGCGGTTCGCGCGTGGCGCGAATGCCCACATCTCAGAGTCGAGATATGGGGCACCCGTATCCGGCTAAGGTTGAATTACTTTTTCTGGCGGGCTTCGGCTTTGGCTATCTCTTCGGCTATCTCTTGAAGGATGGCCTGGGCGGCGGCGGCGGGGTCTGGGGCCTGGGTGATGGGGCGGCCTACGACGAGCATGGAGGCTCCTGCGGCGATGGCCTGCGCTGGAGTGGCGATGCGTTTCTGGTCGCCGAGGGCCGCGCCTGCGGGGCGGATTCCCGGGATGACGAGGAGGGTGTCGGGGCCGGTGGCTGCGCGGACGGCGGCGACCTCTTCGGCGGAGCAGACGAAGCCGTCAATGCCTGATTGAGTGGCGAGCTTTGCAAGGCGGAGGACCTGGTCGGCGGGAGAGACGGTGATGCCTGTGCCTGTGAGTTGAGCGGCGTCCATGCTGGTGAGGACAGTGACGGCGAGGAGGCGGGGCCCGCCGGGGGCGCGGGCGGCTTCGGCTGCGGCGGCCATCATGGCAGAGCCTCCGCTGGCGTGAATGGTGAGGAGCCCTGCTCCGGCTTGTGTGGCGGAGCGGACGGCACCGGCTACGGTGTTGGGGATGTCGTGAAGTTTGAGGTCGAGGAAGACGTCGAAGTCACGGTCTCTAAGTTCGCGGACGATGGTGTTGCCGGCGGCGTAGTAGAGCTCCATGCCGATTTTGAACCATTGGCAGGTGTGGCCGAGAGTATCGACTAGTTTGAGGGCCTGCAGGGCGTCTGGATAGTCGAGGGCTACTGCCAAGCGAGCTTTTGGATCGGGCATGAGGTTAGTTTAACTTTTTTGTGCTGCCGGATGGGAGTGAAGTGTGACGATTTGTACGGGAGTTGCGAGCGTCTACGCCCATCTTCGAGAAAGCGGTTCGCGTGCGACGCGAGTTACTCCACCCAGACCACCTTATGAGGATGATGGTGGCCGTACTTCCATGGCTGCGATCTCTTACAAGGAAGCGACGACAGGCAAAGTCGAGGGCGAGCGGAAGCCATCGCCACCGCGCCAGTTTATGGGTGAGAGAAGGCGCACCTCTGGAAGACGCTCGACGAGTGCGTAGGTGGCGGCAAGAGCGGCGGTACGGATAAGAGGTGCTCCGACGCATGCATGCCGCCCAGCGCCAAGACTGACCTGTCCCAGGCCGCGACGCATTACAGAGACGGCGTTTGGATTGGAGAAGCGATCAGGGTCGCGGTTGGCTGCGAAGATGCGCAGCGTAAGCCGCTCTCCCTGGCTAATGCAGATTCCGTTGATCACCGTATCGGCCTGGGCGCGCCGATAGACGAATCGCGTTAATCCGGCGAAGCGCAACAACTCCTCTACTCCACGCGCAATCAGAGCAGGCTGGCGATGAAGACGACTCCATTCTTCAGGATGAGTGATGAGCCCGAACCATACATTCGCCAGCAGGTGCACCATAGTCTGCGAGAGTGCCACAAAACCAGACTCACGCAAAGGCATTGGGCCTGAGGCAAAGTAAGGACACAGCACGGCAGAGGCTGCCTTCGATCTTGATTTAATCTCAGGATCGAAGGGGTCGGCAGACGAGGCGGATACCTGCCTGGCCAACTGCTTGAGCAAGTCTATGTCGCTACAGGAGGGTTGCGTCACTTCGAGCGCAAGCGCAAGACAGACGGGCTCGGCGTACTCCCTAATTAGATCAACAGGCTGGTCCCAGTGGAGAGTTGCAAGTTGTGCTCTGGCATCTTCAAACATCTGTCTTCGCACCGAGCGCAACATTTTTGGCGAGAGTGCGTCGCGTGTCTCTAATCTCATGCGAAGTCTCGCATCTTCATCGACTATCAACTCGTCTTTCTTGCGCGAAGGGCCGACCAACGTTAGCTCAGGAGAATAAAGTGCTGCAACGACGTCGGCGTAACGGCTCAGAATCCAACAGTCAGCCTTCGAATCGAAATAAGCAGGCTCAACTTGTGGATGACTGCGAGCCCCTAACCAATCATCTTCCGACACGCAGCGTCTCTCCCGCACTGGAGAGTTGATAGCTTCGTGCACAACAGTATCCGAGAGACTCATAGCAACTCGTCCTCCGCGAAGAGACTTGCGGCCTCACATGAGCGCATGACAAGACAGTAAGAACAGCCCTTGAGATACGCGACATGATTCATCATTACAGCCACATGCGCGATGCAAAACACCGATGACAATCTGCTTACAACACGATGACACCAGACTGACACACCTCTGCGCGCAGCGATCGATCCTCAGATTGAGAGCGTGGTAACCGATTAGCCGTGATGACACGTGGAAAGGTCGTACTTTTCTATCCGCCATACGACGGACCACCTCTTGGTGCGCCTCTTTCACTTCTTGCTCTGGCTGGAACGCTTCGAGCGGCGTCCTTCGAAGTTGTCCTGATCGATGCGGCGATCGAGCCGAACTATCTGCTGCGTCTTGAAGAAGAATGTCAGTTCGCTCTTTGCATAGGTATCTCTGTGCTGACCGGCCCAATGATTCGCGGTGCGATTGAGGCAGCCCAACACGTAAAAAAACATACACCTGATGTCTGCGTCGTATTTGGCGGCTGGCATCCTACTCTCTGTCCGGAGTCGACTCTGCGAGAAGAGTTTGTCGATGTGGTGGTGCGTGGGCAGGGCGAGATCACAATCGTCGAACTTGCAGGGGCGCTTGCCGATAACAGGGCTCTGGATTTTATTCCGGGGGTGTCCTGGAAGAAGGACGGGCGCCTAATCGAGAACCTTGAACGGCGCGTTCAACCGATCGATACCTTTCCTCTTCCCGCCTACGAGCTAACCGACTTTGATGCCTATGAAAAAGCTTCGGGAAGACGAGAGCTGGCCTATGCGACCAGCGTTGGCTGTCCTTATGCATGCAACTACTGCACCGACATGGTCGTCTATAAGCGACGCTTCAATGCCTATTCCGCTGAACATGTCGTTGGTGAGTTGACTGGGCTCGTCAAGCAGTATGGTATTACCCACGTCGCATTGCTCGACTCCAACTTTCCGGTCGATTTGCGGCGTGCGATTGCCATTGCTCAGGGCATTTGCGACTCAGGCGTAAAGTTCGCCTGGACCTTTCAGGCTTCTACTGATTTTATCTGCCGCATGAGTCAGGAAGAGGTTCAACTACTGGCTGATAGCGGTGTGACTCATATGGGCTTTGGTACAGAGTCCACATCGAAGGCTGTACTAAAGTTGATGAATAAGCGGCACCAGCGCGTCGATGAGATGTACGAGACGGCGCGCAAGACAAGTCTGGCTGGCATTCGCGTCACCTTCAACCTCATCCTTGGCTATCCTGGCGAGACGGACGAGGATCGGCTGATTACCTTCCGAACCATGAGCGATATCGGTAGAAGGTTCGGTAACATGCGCTTCTCACCCAATATCTTCACCCCTTATCCTGGAATTCCCATTTGGCCGCAGCTTCGCGAACTGGGGGTGGTAGAACCTAAGACGCTACAGCAATGGATGGATATGCCGCTGGGTGCGAATCTCTTACCCTGGCTTCAAGGACCTGAGTTTAGCCACTTCGAGCGGACGCTCTCCTATTTCCTTCTTTTAAATCAGCTGCGCAAGCACTCTGACGAAGCAAACTTCGCAAAACGAGTACTCGATCTGATACTCGAAACGACGATTCGCTGGCGGCTTCAATTTAGTCTTTTTTCCATTCCTTGGGAGCTGTGGCTCTCAAAGCTCACAGAGCATCTGGTGAGACGTCGTTCACTCGTCACAGGACAGGAACTCCCAGTGGAAGCCTCGAAGGTGTGCTGATCTCTGGAGTTGCAGTGGTACGGTCTTCGGTTCGGCGAACCTGAAATCTATGTCTGGCGGTTAGATGAAAGCGGGCCTTTCGCTCGGTTGCCGCTCTCGTCTTTGGCTTCGTTTTTGGCGATAATAGAGGTTATGTCGAAACGTGAATTTCAAACTGAAGTTAGTCAGCTGCTGCAACTGATCATCCACTCGCTTTACTCTCACCCTGAGATCTTTCTTCGTGAACTGGTTTCGAACTCTTCGGATGCGCTGGATAAGCTGCGGCATCTGACGCTTACGGACGAGGCTTATAAGGCGCTGCCGTTCAATCCGCGGATCGATCTGGAGCTTGATGAAGAGAAGAAGACGCTTACCATCAGCGATACCGGCATCGGGATGAATGAGGAGGATCTGACTTCGAACCTGGGAACAATTGCGCGGTCGGGGACGAAGAACTTTCTGTCGCAGCTTTCGGGAGATGCGAAGAAGGATTCGAATCTGATCGGGCAGTTTGGTGTTGGGTTCTACAGCGTGTTCATGGTGGCGGATAAGGTAGAGGTCGTGTCGCGCAAAGCTGGGGAGGAGCAGGCGTGGCGGTGGGTGAGCGATGGTAAGACAGGTTTCGATATTGAGCCGGCGGAGCGTGACGTTGCCGGGACTACGGTCGTGATTCACTTCAACGACGAGGGGGCGCAGTACGCGAATAGTTGGCGGCTGCAGGAGATTGTCAAGAAGTACTCGAACCACATTGCGTTTCCGATCTTTTTGACCTACGACAAGAGTGAGTGGAATGAGGCGGAGAAGAAGTCAGACAAGGTTCGTACGACGGAGCAGGTGAATGCGGCGAGTGCGTTGTGGCGTCGACCGAAGAGTGAGTTGACGGACGAGGATTATAAGGAGCTTTATAAGTCGGTGTCGGGTGGTTGGGATGATCCGCTGTTTTGGTTTCATACGAAGGCAGAGGGAAGTCTGGAGTACACGACGCTGTTTTATATTCCGGCGAAGGCTCCGCTGGATCTGTATAACGCGGAGTACAAGGTTGGGGTGAAGCTTTATGTGAAGCGCGTCTTCATCATGGATGATGCGAAGGAGCTGCTGCCGCAGTACCTGCGGTTTGTCCGGGGGATTATCGATAGCGAAGATCTTCCGTTGAATGTGAGTCGTGAGATTCTGCAGCAGATAAGGTGCTGACGAGCATTCGCACGGCTAGCGTGAAGAAGATTCTTTCGGAGCTGAAGAACGTTGCGGCGAATCAGCCTGAGGAGTACCTGAAGTTTATTGCTGAGTACAACCGTCCGCTGAAGGAGGGACTGTACGGGGACTATGCGAATCGCGAGACTCTGCTGGAGCTGGTGCGGTTCAAGTCGACCAAGGTGGAGGGGTTGACGAGTCTTACGGATGTGAAGTCGCGGATGAAGGAAGATCAGAAGAGTATCTACTACATCACAGGTGGAGCGGAGTCGCTGCTGCGGACTTCGCCGTTACTGGAGATTTATAAGAAGAAGGATGTTGAGGTTCTGATTCTCGATGATGACTTCGACGAGGTGATCTTCTCGGGGGTAGAGAAGTATGGCGAGATCGATCTGAAGGCAGTGAATAAATCTTCTACCAGCGAGGATTTGAGGGGCGAGGATGAAGCGGATAAGAGCGAGAGTCTGAAGCCGCTGATCGAGATGCTGAAGAAGACGCTGGGCGATCGGGTGAAGGATGTACGAGCGTCGGTGCGGCTGGCGGATAGCCCTTCGTGCATCGTGTCGGATGAGGAGGAGCCGTCGCTGAAGATGCAGCAGATGATGCGGGCGATGGGGCAGAAGGATCTTCCTGCGATGAAGCCTACGCTGGAGATCAATCCGGACCATGAGATTGTGAAGAAGCTGCTGGCGCGGTCGGATGATTCGGTGGCTCAGGATGCGGCGTGGCTATTGTTTGATCAGGCTCTGCTGATGGAGGGTGTGACGATTCAGGATCCTGCGGCGTTTGTGCAGCGGCTGAATCGTGTGCTGAGTCTTTCTGTTTAGAGGCTTTCGTGCGGCTGCGGGAGGAGCAGCCGCTATGCTTTTTTGCATGGAGATTAGTTGGCGAGTTCCGGCCCGTTACTGTGCGGACTCAGTGTTGCATCGAATGACCAATGGGGGACATCTGTTTCGGGTATGAAGAAGAGGGATCCAAGCGCGGAGGTGATGCTGTCGGAGGATCAGTTTCAGGCGATTGCTCGGGCGCTGAGTGATCCGCGCCGGTTTGCGATTCTGCAACAGGTGGGGGCCAGTGAGGGGATGGAGTGCAGTGCGCTGCAGGAGCATGAGTCGATCAGTCCGGCTACGGTGTCCCACCATATGAAGGAGTTGAGCGAGGCGGGGTTAATTGAGATAAGACGCGTGGGTCGAGGGGCCAACCTATATCTGCACCGTTCGGTGTTTGAGGCTTATGTCAGACGGCTCTCCTCTATTTAGATCTGGTAAATGACGAATCGGGCCGGACCCTGCCCGCATCTATTCGATAGCTGCACTGTTCGATAGATATCGAAATAAGGAGATTGCGATGGGAAAGCTTACAGGAAAGATAGCGGTTGTGACAGGAGCGTCGAAGGGTATTGGCGCGGAGATTGCGAAGGAACTGGCGGCGCAGGGTGCGTCGGTGGTGGTGAACTATGCGTTGAGCAAAGAGGGCGCCGATAAGGTGGTTACCGAGATCGTAAAGGCCGGTGGGAAGGCGATTGCCGTGGGCGGGAGCGTCGCGAAGACTGCGGAGATTGATGCGCTTTTTGCTGAGACGAAGAAGGCCTATGGCAGGGTCGATATCCTGGTGAACAATGCCGGCGTGTATGAGTTCGCTCCGCTGGAGGGGATTACGGAGGAGTCGATCGACCGGATGCTGGGCATCAATGTGAAGGGACTGTTGCTCGCTACAAAGGCTGGCGTGGCTCTGTTTCCGGCGGAGGGTGGCAGCGTGATCAATATAGGATCGGTTGCCAGTGACCAGACGCCTCCGATGTCGGCGGTGTACAGCAGCACGAAGGGCGCCGTGGATGCAATTACGCGCGTGCTTGCGAAGGAGCTGGGGCCAAAGAAGATTCGAGTGAATGCGGTGAACCCCGGGCCTATCGTAACGGAGGGCTTCAAGTCTGCCGGGGTTGAGGGAAGCGACTTCGAAAAGCAGATGCTGCAGAGCACGCCACTCGGCCGAATCGGGCAGCCAGATGATGTGTCCACCGTGGTTGCGTTTCTTGCATCGGACGATGCCAAGTGGGTGACCGGTTCGCTGCTGCAGGTTGCGGGTGGAATGCGGTAAAGAATTTGCCGAAAGAGCGCTCCGGGCTTCGAGATGAAGCTCGGAGCTTTTTGTCTGTAGGAACCGAGGTGATACTTCCGAGTCGCCACGATTGTGGACAACCGGTTATGCCAGTACCAAGTGTTAATCTTTTGCAAAGCGGCTGATGCCGTAGGCGACCGGTAGTCCGAAGACGATCATGTGGATGAGCAGGCCAAGGCGCATGCCGCGAATGGTAATGGGGTCGTATTGGTGGAGGGCGGAGAGCGGCAGGACGATGAGCATCATGACGAGGTGAACGCCAGCACCAAAGCAGAGGCCGCAGATGAGCGGATACTCCGTCATGAATCTCAGTTTGCGGCTTACGGCGTAGTAGAAGGTTGCGAAGATGAGGGAGATGATAACGTGCAGCAGGACACCCAGAGTATAGTTTGCCGGGGCCTCCCTTAAGCGCCTTTTCCCCTACCAGGCCGTAGGTAATGACGAGGATAATGTCGTGGCCCGCAAGGATCATGGCCTGTAAGAGATCCAGTGTTGCGCCGACGAGACCCGCCACGCCGATTGCCAGTAGAGCGTTTCTTGTTGTTGTTCGCGTGGGTGCGGACTCTTGAATCATTGAGATCTCCTATTTCACTTCTGGTTGGTTTGCAACATCCCTCTTGAGTCACTGGACGCCCTGGTTGGCGGGAGTTTTGTGGTCGAGGCTAGTAGGGAGGAAAAGACTGAGTTCTGCTATGGAGTTGCGGGATTTGCGTCTGCTTCAACGTCAATCTCGATATCGACATCGGGCACCGTAGAGTCGCCGACTTCTGATGCGTTGTCCCGCGCTCCCATGCCGAATGCAGCACGCTTCAAGCCTGCGGTTCCATGGAACGCCACTCTGGCCGGCTCGTTCGGCTCAGTATCGGAGAAGGTGCCATTGAACTTGAAGGTGAGCGGCACGACCCTGGTAACACCGTGCATTGTCAGCGAGCCGTCCATCCTCCACAGATCTGAGGAAATACGGTGAATGCCGCGACCCTGATAGGTCATCGTCAGAAATTTCTTCACATCAAAGTACGCGTCGCCGCGAAGATCCTCATCACGCTTGCTGATCTGCGTGCTGATCGTGGAGACGTCGATCGTGACGTCTACGCTGCAGGCAGCTGGGTCCGGCGATACAGTGATAGTTCCCGTAACTTTGTCGAACCGGCCACGCACACGCCCGACCAGATGGTGCCACGCGCTGAAGTAGGCGAAGCTGTGAGCGGGATCGATCTTATATGTTCCCGGAGCCGGAAGGGCGTCAGCTTTGACGCTCTTTTGAACGGGTGCAGGGGGCTCCGCCACCGCAAAGGTCCAGGACATCGCATAAGTTGCCAGAAGCAGAGCACTGACTCCAAAGAGATCGTGCAATTTCTCTAAAACTGATCTTGTTACTTTCCTGCTGACCATCTCACTTGCCTCCGGTTGATGCAACTCGCATTGCGGTTCTTACGCTACGCAGAGGAGCGCGAGGAAGTCCTGAATCCAGTCTGAAATACTCTGAATAGTTCTGAAATAAGGCTGTAAGTGCGGGTTAAGGGTTGAACTGCGTTCGGATGGTGGGTATCGGTATAATCGGCAGGCGCTGGTTTTTATGGAAGCTTGATTTAAAGGCAGAAGGTAGTACTGAACCTGTATGGAACGCACCCCCACAACAATGCTTCGCATCGGCACCTGGTGCGTCAATCCGGCATCCGGCCAGATTTCACGAGATGGAGAGAGCGCACGGCTTGAAGCGCGGACGATGCGGCTGCTGGTGTGTCTGGCCGAGCATGCCGGAGAAGTGGTGAGCATCGACGATCTGCTTAGCCAGGTGTGGTCCGGGGTTATCGTGTCACCCGACTCGGTTTATCAGGCAGTGGCGTCGTTGCGGCGGTTGCTTGGCGACGACCCGAAGCAGCCTACTTATATTGCGACGGTACCGCGGCTGGGGTATCGCATGGTGGCGACGGTGAGTCCTTGGTTGGAGGAGCCGATTGCTCAGACAGTTTCACCGACGGTATCTTCAGTGGCTTCCGAGAGCGAAGCTTCGGTTGCGATTGCGAATGCGCCGCGGCCGGGTTCGCGCC
The nucleotide sequence above comes from Tunturibacter empetritectus. Encoded proteins:
- a CDS encoding dimethylarginine dimethylaminohydrolase family protein — its product is MMNSSSAVTSSAFAPLPHFTRPTFLMCPPEFYDVDYVINPWMAGNLHRPSRDTAFMQWKNLYRQLQRVADVRLLHAREGSPDMVFVAHAAVVQHGLAAVSSFAHPQRQTEEGHLRKWLQDAGFLLWETPRETSFEGEGDALFDANGGHLWAAHGVRTCRHSHRHLGDAWHTRVTSLHLVDPRFYHLDLCFAPLSGGYLMYFPGAFDAASLEKIHAAYAADKRIVVSELEATQFGCNVINVGRDVLMGAVETDLAKRLMERGFDVTEMPLGEFQRGGGSAKSLALRLSDSVQALGDLRIDSAV
- a CDS encoding PEP-CTERM sorting domain-containing protein, with the protein product MAGPADAPTVLTGTFDGMLVPDAPIPNIPGTITIEPLTNSTVPEPSSFALMATGILGAITTLRYRRFITS
- the pyrF gene encoding orotidine-5'-phosphate decarboxylase gives rise to the protein MPDPKARLAVALDYPDALQALKLVDTLGHTCQWFKIGMELYYAAGNTIVRELRDRDFDVFLDLKLHDIPNTVAGAVRSATQAGAGLLTIHASGGSAMMAAAAEAARAPGGPRLLAVTVLTSMDAAQLTGTGITVSPADQVLRLAKLATQSGIDGFVCSAEEVAAVRAATGPDTLLVIPGIRPAGAALGDQKRIATPAQAIAAGASMLVVGRPITQAPDPAAAAQAILQEIAEEIAKAEARQKK
- a CDS encoding cytochrome P450 encodes the protein MRLETRDALSPKMLRSVRRQMFEDARAQLATLHWDQPVDLIREYAEPVCLALALEVTQPSCSDIDLLKQLARQVSASSADPFDPEIKSRSKAASAVLCPYFASGPMPLRESGFVALSQTMVHLLANVWFGLITHPEEWSRLHRQPALIARGVEELLRFAGLTRFVYRRAQADTVINGICISQGERLTLRIFAANRDPDRFSNPNAVSVMRRGLGQVSLGAGRHACVGAPLIRTAALAATYALVERLPEVRLLSPINWRGGDGFRSPSTLPVVASL
- a CDS encoding B12-binding domain-containing radical SAM protein, which encodes MTRGKVVLFYPPYDGPPLGAPLSLLALAGTLRAASFEVVLIDAAIEPNYLLRLEEECQFALCIGISVLTGPMIRGAIEAAQHVKKHTPDVCVVFGGWHPTLCPESTLREEFVDVVVRGQGEITIVELAGALADNRALDFIPGVSWKKDGRLIENLERRVQPIDTFPLPAYELTDFDAYEKASGRRELAYATSVGCPYACNYCTDMVVYKRRFNAYSAEHVVGELTGLVKQYGITHVALLDSNFPVDLRRAIAIAQGICDSGVKFAWTFQASTDFICRMSQEEVQLLADSGVTHMGFGTESTSKAVLKLMNKRHQRVDEMYETARKTSLAGIRVTFNLILGYPGETDEDRLITFRTMSDIGRRFGNMRFSPNIFTPYPGIPIWPQLRELGVVEPKTLQQWMDMPLGANLLPWLQGPEFSHFERTLSYFLLLNQLRKHSDEANFAKRVLDLILETTIRWRLQFSLFSIPWELWLSKLTEHLVRRRSLVTGQELPVEASKVC
- a CDS encoding winged helix-turn-helix domain-containing protein, with protein sequence MKKRDPSAEVMLSEDQFQAIARALSDPRRFAILQQVGASEGMECSALQEHESISPATVSHHMKELSEAGLIEIRRVGRGANLYLHRSVFEAYVRRLSSI
- a CDS encoding SDR family NAD(P)-dependent oxidoreductase, which gives rise to MGKLTGKIAVVTGASKGIGAEIAKELAAQGASVVVNYALSKEGADKVVTEIVKAGGKAIAVGGSVAKTAEIDALFAETKKAYGRVDILVNNAGVYEFAPLEGITEESIDRMLGINVKGLLLATKAGVALFPAEGGSVINIGSVASDQTPPMSAVYSSTKGAVDAITRVLAKELGPKKIRVNAVNPGPIVTEGFKSAGVEGSDFEKQMLQSTPLGRIGQPDDVSTVVAFLASDDAKWVTGSLLQVAGGMR
- a CDS encoding YceI family protein, giving the protein MHDLFGVSALLLATYAMSWTFAVAEPPAPVQKSVKADALPAPGTYKIDPAHSFAYFSAWHHLVGRVRGRFDKVTGTITVSPDPAACSVDVTIDVSTISTQISKRDEDLRGDAYFDVKKFLTMTYQGRGIHRISSDLWRMDGSLTMHGVTRVVPLTFKFNGTFSDTEPNEPARVAFHGTAGLKRAAFGMGARDNASEVGDSTVPDVDIEIDVEADANPATP